A stretch of the Candidatus Jettenia sp. AMX2 genome encodes the following:
- the lptC gene encoding LPS export ABC transporter periplasmic protein LptC has protein sequence MTKRRYILISIPLACIISIIISLIIYQPEKGKNHQREESHNATDKLPAKKQVQGVPDNETLKQTVEGLSVPKYNEKGEQTMIMRGESTLLLSNDIYKIFFPEIEVLDSPETDMEDGLPSIFITSDIAEMNGVSNEGYLSENVVVHLDQETQLNTDFLRYLPEKKSVYTDAPITIHGKGLIIKGRGCEIDLVNKILWIKKDAEMEMDGANNDLFSLSEDGVPQTSSEDETAGEKTFIRSSGRLIITKQADANVMTFHDAVVVKRGDSNIFSDKLVIFLDPETKKTKQAIATGNVLASEGVRIARGNSLSWDINTQTAVLEDSNKAEFIQENLNVDARKMIFYNTTGNIDIPGAGSLKTGMKQKAGNKETPAQSDPADNTITIKWAGKMNFLNEAKEAHFEKTIEVRRKDSILFCDNLTVAFMDQDYTLHSFKATENIHIVDKKSHLYSEAVGDQLTWNEKTRITVLRGQPFALLREGNTRQILSPRILFYGNENNVLCSGKGTLYEKRNNQALNQDTEGVDIKINWTKHMFYNETLKKASFYEKAQATRGGGTLNGDQIDAYLDDNKTMNRIIATDNVYFSLADGDLESMEGTEGLGTLLTWDLIQNVALLTGNPKAELRKKNSRTFSEKIYFDITENRITWEGRPHWQLISKETKN, from the coding sequence ATGACTAAACGAAGATATATACTTATCAGCATTCCTTTGGCTTGTATAATCAGCATTATCATATCACTGATTATCTATCAACCTGAAAAAGGCAAAAACCACCAAAGGGAAGAGTCTCACAATGCCACGGACAAACTACCTGCAAAAAAACAGGTACAGGGAGTGCCTGACAATGAGACTTTAAAGCAAACGGTGGAAGGATTGTCTGTCCCAAAATATAATGAAAAGGGCGAGCAGACTATGATAATGCGTGGTGAGAGTACCTTGCTGCTGAGTAACGATATTTACAAAATATTTTTTCCGGAAATTGAGGTACTCGATTCTCCGGAAACCGATATGGAAGATGGATTGCCGTCTATTTTCATTACCTCTGATATTGCCGAAATGAACGGCGTCTCAAATGAGGGATACCTGTCCGAGAACGTTGTGGTTCATCTTGATCAAGAAACCCAGCTAAACACGGATTTTTTACGGTATCTACCGGAAAAAAAGAGTGTATACACTGATGCCCCCATAACCATTCACGGGAAAGGCCTGATAATCAAAGGCCGCGGTTGTGAAATAGACCTTGTGAATAAAATACTGTGGATTAAAAAAGATGCGGAAATGGAAATGGACGGGGCAAATAACGATCTCTTTTCCCTGTCCGAAGACGGTGTCCCACAAACATCATCAGAAGATGAAACGGCAGGAGAAAAAACCTTTATCCGCTCCAGCGGAAGGCTTATAATAACCAAACAGGCAGATGCAAACGTCATGACTTTTCATGACGCTGTCGTGGTGAAGAGGGGTGATTCCAATATTTTTTCAGATAAATTGGTTATTTTCCTTGACCCGGAGACAAAAAAGACAAAACAAGCTATTGCAACAGGAAACGTACTTGCCTCCGAAGGAGTAAGAATTGCCAGAGGAAATTCTCTCAGCTGGGATATTAATACCCAAACCGCAGTTCTGGAGGATAGCAACAAGGCAGAATTTATCCAGGAAAACCTCAATGTCGATGCGCGGAAAATGATTTTTTATAACACCACAGGAAACATAGATATACCGGGTGCCGGCAGCCTGAAAACCGGTATGAAACAAAAAGCCGGCAATAAGGAAACACCCGCACAATCAGACCCGGCAGATAATACCATTACAATAAAATGGGCAGGAAAAATGAACTTTCTGAACGAAGCCAAAGAAGCTCATTTTGAGAAAACTATTGAGGTCAGAAGAAAGGATTCCATCCTGTTCTGCGATAATCTTACGGTAGCATTTATGGATCAGGATTATACCCTGCATAGCTTCAAAGCAACAGAAAATATTCATATCGTAGATAAAAAAAGCCATCTGTACAGCGAAGCTGTCGGGGATCAGTTGACATGGAATGAAAAAACCAGGATCACTGTCTTACGGGGACAACCTTTTGCCTTACTCAGAGAAGGAAATACAAGGCAAATCCTTTCCCCGAGAATTTTATTTTACGGAAATGAAAATAATGTGCTTTGTTCAGGCAAGGGAACCCTATATGAAAAAAGAAATAACCAGGCCCTCAATCAAGACACAGAAGGGGTAGATATAAAGATTAACTGGACAAAACACATGTTCTATAACGAAACACTGAAAAAAGCCAGTTTTTATGAAAAGGCACAGGCTACAAGGGGAGGCGGTACGTTGAATGGTGACCAAATTGATGCCTATCTTGATGATAACAAAACCATGAACAGGATTATCGCCACTGATAACGTTTACTTTTCACTTGCAGATGGAGACCTTGAAAGTATGGAAGGCACAGAAGGATTAGGAACGTTGCTTACCTGGGACCTCATTCAAAACGTAGCCCTGCTGACAGGCAATCCAAAAGCAGAATTGCGAAAGAAAAATTCGAGAACATTCTCGGAAAAGATCTATTTTGATATAACAGAAAACCGCATTACCTGGGAAGGCAGGCCACACTGGCAGCTTATCAGCAAGGAAACAAAAAATTAA
- a CDS encoding SLC13 family permease — MEKVDWTLLLFFSGLFIVVNGISKAGFLTVAHNTLEPYWGDTVSGQIIRFSIFSVIASNIISNVPFVLLSAGWIDKCIDPKTMWYVLAMSSTFAGNLTIMGSVANMIVLELSKEYAHIGFWDFFKVGITTTIVSTMIGISILLYLH, encoded by the coding sequence ATGGAAAAGGTAGACTGGACGCTCCTGTTGTTCTTCAGCGGGTTGTTTATCGTTGTGAATGGAATTAGTAAGGCCGGTTTTCTGACCGTGGCACATAACACCCTTGAGCCTTATTGGGGAGATACGGTGTCAGGCCAGATTATCCGTTTTAGTATATTTTCGGTGATTGCTTCCAACATCATATCGAATGTCCCCTTTGTATTATTATCTGCAGGATGGATTGATAAATGTATCGATCCGAAAACCATGTGGTACGTCCTGGCAATGAGCAGCACCTTTGCTGGTAATTTAACGATCATGGGTTCCGTAGCGAATATGATTGTCCTGGAACTTTCGAAGGAATATGCCCATATAGGGTTTTGGGATTTTTTTAAGGTAGGGATTACAACTACTATAGTTTCCACCATGATTGGAATATCTATTCTTCTCTATCTGCACTAA
- the cobA gene encoding uroporphyrinogen-III C-methyltransferase, producing the protein MKRSIVYLVGAGPGDPRLITVKGLECIKKADVVIYDYLVNTDLLKVAKPDTEFIYVGKQGGAHTLEQDEINRLLVEKALADKVVTRLKGGDPYVFGRGGEEALVLYENHIPFEVVPGITAAIATPNYAGIPVTHRNYTSTFGLITGHEDPTKDESSIDWAKISTGIGTLTFYMGIKNLPHITEQLIKHGRSKDTPVAVIRWGTTARQKTVTGTLSTIVEKAKEIKPPAITIVGEVVKLRDQLNWFERKPLFAKTIVVTRSREQASEFADQLYELGASVIEFPTIEIAKPDAIQPMDEAIKNIHTYHWIIFTSINGVDSFFQRLFELGMDIRDLKGINFCAIGPATEERIKNYYIKVDCRPPKFVAESIVEELKKVTVIKGKNFLLPRADIARSFLPEELQKLGGKVTDLVAYKTIMAQPVNINLADKIKNGEVHIITFTSSSTVRNFIQMVGEKNIASFNGQVRYASIGPITTQTAEELGIRVDIKATEYTIPGLVNAILENSACIQ; encoded by the coding sequence ATGAAACGCAGCATAGTATATCTTGTTGGCGCAGGTCCGGGCGACCCGCGCCTTATTACGGTAAAAGGGCTTGAATGTATTAAAAAAGCCGATGTTGTTATTTACGATTATCTCGTAAACACCGACCTCCTGAAGGTTGCCAAACCTGATACAGAATTTATTTATGTAGGCAAACAGGGAGGCGCTCATACCCTCGAACAGGATGAAATTAACAGACTTCTCGTGGAAAAGGCATTAGCGGATAAAGTGGTAACCCGCCTGAAGGGTGGTGACCCCTATGTCTTCGGGCGTGGCGGTGAAGAGGCATTGGTTCTTTATGAAAATCATATACCGTTTGAAGTGGTCCCCGGTATTACGGCAGCCATTGCAACACCAAACTACGCAGGCATACCCGTTACCCATCGCAACTATACCTCTACCTTTGGACTCATTACGGGGCATGAAGACCCTACAAAAGATGAAAGTTCAATCGACTGGGCCAAAATTAGTACCGGTATCGGCACACTGACCTTTTATATGGGTATTAAAAATCTTCCGCATATCACCGAACAGCTCATAAAACACGGACGTTCAAAAGATACCCCCGTTGCAGTAATCCGATGGGGAACGACTGCCCGGCAAAAAACCGTAACAGGTACGTTAAGTACGATTGTAGAAAAGGCAAAGGAGATAAAACCCCCTGCAATTACCATAGTCGGGGAAGTTGTAAAACTTCGCGACCAGCTTAACTGGTTTGAAAGAAAACCATTATTCGCAAAGACCATTGTTGTAACTCGGTCGAGAGAGCAGGCAAGCGAATTCGCTGATCAGTTATATGAACTTGGTGCCAGTGTCATCGAATTCCCGACTATTGAAATTGCAAAGCCGGACGCCATTCAACCCATGGACGAGGCCATAAAAAATATTCATACCTACCATTGGATTATCTTTACCAGTATTAACGGAGTTGACAGTTTTTTCCAGCGTCTCTTTGAATTGGGAATGGATATACGTGATCTTAAAGGGATTAATTTTTGTGCTATCGGCCCGGCAACGGAAGAAAGAATTAAAAATTACTACATAAAAGTCGATTGCAGACCACCCAAATTTGTAGCAGAATCAATCGTTGAGGAATTAAAAAAAGTCACTGTTATAAAAGGTAAAAATTTTCTACTGCCGAGGGCTGATATTGCAAGAAGCTTCCTCCCTGAAGAACTCCAGAAACTTGGAGGAAAGGTTACCGACCTGGTTGCTTATAAGACCATCATGGCACAACCGGTGAATATAAATCTTGCCGATAAGATCAAAAACGGTGAAGTACATATCATTACCTTTACGAGTTCCTCTACGGTAAGAAATTTCATTCAGATGGTTGGTGAAAAAAACATTGCCTCGTTCAATGGACAAGTCCGGTACGCCAGCATCGGACCCATTACGACACAAACCGCAGAAGAATTGGGGATCAGGGTCGATATTAAGGCCACAGAATACACGATTCCGGGCCTGGTAAACGCTATTCTTGAGAATTCTGCCTGTATACAGTAA
- a CDS encoding HAD-IIIA family hydrolase has protein sequence MIKNIKLVIIDVDGVLTNGSVHIDPDGCETKSFNIMDGTGIVYLHRVGIKTAILSGRTSKAVVHRAKELEIEEVYQGYHTKLEAYLKIRDKHALQDKEICYIGDDLIDIPILHRVGFPVAVANASPIVKQQSMYVTKAKGGEGAVREVAEKIIKLQDKWHIIMERYFSSHAK, from the coding sequence GTGATAAAAAACATAAAACTTGTTATCATTGATGTTGACGGCGTCTTAACCAATGGCAGTGTTCATATTGATCCGGACGGATGTGAAACAAAGTCATTTAATATTATGGACGGAACAGGAATTGTATATCTGCACCGCGTTGGCATAAAAACAGCTATTCTCAGTGGCAGAACCAGCAAAGCAGTAGTTCACAGGGCAAAAGAACTGGAAATTGAAGAGGTATATCAGGGATACCATACAAAATTAGAAGCTTATCTGAAAATACGGGACAAACATGCCCTGCAGGATAAGGAAATATGTTATATTGGTGACGACCTTATAGACATCCCTATACTTCACCGTGTAGGGTTTCCTGTGGCAGTTGCCAATGCCTCGCCCATTGTTAAACAGCAATCAATGTATGTTACCAAAGCAAAGGGCGGAGAAGGAGCGGTGAGAGAGGTTGCAGAAAAGATCATCAAACTCCAGGACAAGTGGCATATTATTATGGAGCGGTATTTTTCTTCCCATGCTAAATAG
- a CDS encoding HEAT repeat domain-containing protein: MRCIPIISTLFILFFLTSGIFAKEARKIEIFVHQGIVDEVPENTFAALRRAAELGVDGIKVDVRRTKDLQLVLMHDETIDRTTSGKGRVDQLLYAEIQQYDAGLWRGVEFENERVPLLPDVLLFCKINNLKLILDIKQAFLEKQVLDLIESHDMSSQVYLWGILRNIHVEDSVPSMKELVFVSPAELSEGRIARIHAERKYAFSTILNTDNREAIKKYLESGPDVILVDYPYVVFDILGVKCRIPANQNPSGGFTGKTGNNFQQENINNPDFIRREIKTLVRTLKSGDFEKARTTALALIVLPQKYVVPHLINLLTNRNPLVKQNAVWALGFCGDKDSADYIHPLLAERNLEVRREAVLTLGRLGNILSVPVLLETFNAETNTDVRYDIVRTLGTLGDRRAAFTLRTILMQEKSWHLKGAAVGALHRIRDDKAISDLAHILVTDAGEEATWTRSKAAWVLASMGEKAVPHLIRALSDNEEVTRIRATWALVKVGLPALPSLRIVLRDPDTRTRERAAQALGWIENENAVTALTWALNDKEPSVVSAAAWALGRIGDPRALVSLKSLRNHRDDDIRKHIHEAIARITKT; encoded by the coding sequence ATGCGTTGTATTCCAATCATTAGCACTCTGTTCATCTTATTCTTCCTGACGTCTGGTATTTTTGCAAAAGAAGCCAGGAAAATTGAAATTTTCGTTCATCAGGGCATTGTGGATGAAGTCCCGGAAAATACCTTTGCTGCATTAAGAAGGGCTGCAGAGTTGGGTGTCGATGGAATCAAGGTTGATGTCCGGCGAACAAAGGATCTCCAGCTTGTCCTCATGCACGACGAAACAATTGACAGGACCACCAGCGGAAAAGGACGGGTAGACCAATTGCTCTATGCTGAAATACAACAATATGATGCAGGTTTGTGGCGTGGCGTTGAATTTGAGAATGAACGGGTACCACTGCTTCCCGATGTTTTGCTTTTTTGCAAAATCAATAATCTTAAACTGATATTGGATATCAAACAAGCCTTCCTGGAAAAGCAGGTATTGGATCTTATCGAGTCACATGACATGTCTTCACAGGTATATTTATGGGGAATCTTAAGAAATATTCATGTTGAAGATTCTGTGCCTTCCATGAAAGAATTAGTATTCGTTTCTCCGGCTGAGTTGTCAGAAGGAAGAATTGCCCGTATTCATGCAGAGAGGAAATATGCATTCTCAACCATACTGAACACGGATAACAGGGAAGCGATAAAAAAGTACCTGGAAAGCGGACCGGATGTCATCCTCGTTGATTATCCCTATGTAGTTTTTGATATCCTGGGTGTCAAATGCCGGATACCTGCGAACCAAAACCCTTCGGGAGGTTTTACTGGAAAAACAGGAAATAATTTTCAACAAGAAAATATAAACAATCCGGATTTTATCCGGAGGGAGATAAAAACGCTGGTGAGGACTTTAAAAAGCGGAGATTTTGAAAAGGCAAGAACTACCGCTCTTGCACTGATTGTGTTACCACAGAAATATGTCGTACCGCATCTCATAAATCTTCTTACAAACAGGAATCCATTGGTAAAACAAAACGCTGTTTGGGCACTTGGATTTTGTGGTGACAAAGACAGTGCAGATTATATCCATCCTCTCCTTGCAGAAAGGAACCTGGAAGTACGCAGGGAGGCTGTTCTTACGCTGGGAAGATTGGGAAACATACTGTCGGTCCCGGTACTTCTTGAAACCTTTAACGCTGAAACCAACACAGATGTCAGATATGATATTGTGAGAACTTTGGGAACGCTGGGAGACCGGAGGGCCGCTTTCACCTTGCGCACAATTCTTATGCAGGAAAAGTCCTGGCATCTGAAAGGAGCAGCCGTTGGAGCGTTACACCGTATTCGTGACGACAAAGCCATAAGTGACCTTGCACATATCCTGGTAACGGACGCCGGTGAGGAGGCTACATGGACACGCTCAAAGGCCGCATGGGTATTAGCATCAATGGGTGAAAAAGCAGTCCCTCATTTGATCCGCGCCCTGAGTGATAATGAAGAGGTAACAAGAATCAGGGCAACATGGGCGCTTGTAAAGGTAGGCCTGCCTGCACTTCCCTCACTCAGAATTGTACTCCGCGACCCAGACACCCGGACAAGGGAGCGCGCAGCACAAGCCCTTGGCTGGATAGAAAACGAAAACGCTGTTACTGCACTCACATGGGCATTGAACGACAAAGAACCTTCCGTAGTAAGCGCTGCCGCATGGGCGCTGGGTAGAATTGGTGATCCCAGAGCCCTTGTATCTTTAAAATCCCTCAGGAATCACCGGGATGACGACATACGGAAGCATATACATGAAGCTATTGCGAGAATCACAAAAACATAA
- a CDS encoding Glu/Leu/Phe/Val dehydrogenase: protein MVNNDILYETALKQFDTVAEVLNLDDGIRERMRYPKRSLIVSVPVRMDNGKIQVFKGYRVQHDIALGPSKGGIRYHPDVDLKEVSALAMLMTWKCALMYIPYGGAKGGVQCNPEEMSQDELERMTRRYTTEIVQILGPDKDIPAPDLYTNAQTMAWMMDTYSMLQGNTIPGVVTGKPLLLGGSLGRAEGTGRGVAYMVTEAARVLGKYLRGLRVAIQGMGNVGSVAARLLYEQGCSIVAVSDISGGVYFPKGLLVPYLLHYIKENKHVAGLRDADAITNRELFELDCDVIIPAAIEGQITEMNADKIKARIIVEGANGPTTPEADKILQDKKVFLVPDILANAGGVTVSYFEWVQDIQYYFWSEDDIQRKLKDVMVSAFNRVYALSNKKGVDMRTAALMLGIGRVAEAKKIRGLYP from the coding sequence ATGGTTAATAATGATATTCTTTACGAGACGGCGCTTAAGCAGTTTGATACCGTTGCAGAGGTATTAAATCTTGATGATGGAATCAGGGAGCGCATGAGGTATCCAAAGCGTTCCCTTATTGTTTCTGTTCCTGTCAGAATGGATAACGGGAAGATACAGGTATTTAAAGGTTACAGGGTACAGCATGATATTGCCCTTGGTCCTTCCAAAGGTGGTATACGGTATCATCCTGATGTCGATCTCAAAGAGGTTTCAGCCCTTGCCATGTTAATGACATGGAAGTGCGCCCTTATGTATATACCCTATGGGGGCGCCAAAGGTGGTGTACAATGCAATCCCGAAGAAATGTCACAGGATGAACTGGAACGCATGACCCGCCGCTATACTACTGAAATTGTTCAAATCCTGGGACCGGATAAGGATATACCCGCTCCGGATCTTTATACAAATGCTCAGACCATGGCATGGATGATGGATACTTATAGTATGCTGCAGGGCAATACAATTCCTGGCGTCGTTACCGGTAAACCCTTATTGCTTGGTGGCTCGTTAGGAAGGGCGGAGGGCACAGGAAGAGGGGTCGCTTATATGGTTACGGAAGCGGCAAGGGTTCTGGGTAAGTACCTGCGAGGTTTACGGGTAGCTATTCAGGGTATGGGAAATGTTGGTTCTGTAGCTGCCAGGCTTTTATATGAACAAGGATGCAGTATTGTTGCAGTAAGTGATATCAGTGGCGGCGTTTACTTTCCCAAAGGCCTGCTTGTCCCGTATCTTTTGCATTATATAAAGGAAAATAAACACGTTGCTGGTCTCAGGGATGCGGATGCTATTACAAACCGGGAACTTTTTGAATTAGATTGCGATGTTATAATCCCGGCAGCCATAGAAGGTCAAATTACAGAAATGAATGCAGATAAAATAAAGGCCAGGATTATTGTAGAAGGCGCCAACGGTCCAACGACACCTGAAGCCGATAAGATACTGCAGGATAAAAAGGTGTTTCTCGTACCCGATATCCTTGCTAATGCGGGAGGTGTAACCGTTTCATATTTTGAATGGGTACAGGATATCCAGTATTATTTCTGGAGCGAAGACGATATTCAAAGAAAATTAAAGGATGTTATGGTAAGCGCATTCAACAGGGTGTATGCGTTATCAAACAAAAAGGGTGTGGATATGCGTACCGCTGCATTAATGCTGGGAATCGGCCGTGTTGCAGAAGCCAAGAAAATACGTGGACTTTATCCCTGA
- the argJ gene encoding bifunctional glutamate N-acetyltransferase/amino-acid acetyltransferase ArgJ produces the protein MEVINKGCIIAPKGFLSGTTYCGIKTIKDSPDLGIIFSEYPSTGTALFTINQICAAPVKLSRKIIQKGQVRSIVVNSGNANACTGDKGYRDAREMVRLTAECLKISEDEVLVASTGIIGRPLPMDKVAAGIKTASASMGNTPEHGNAMAQAIMTTDTKQKEIAVTLTIEGKEVILGGITKGAGMIAPNLATMLCFITTDASVPASLLHECLKKSVESSFNRITIDGHMSTNDTIAIIANGASGVKVSSDKGNSDRSSLQIFQQGLNSVTSHLAKSIVMDGEGATKFIRIDVAGARSRSDAAQIARSIANSPLVKTAIHGEDPNWGRIISAAGYAGIELDESKISLFINGAKIFAGGMPVPDDPGIISASMKNKDIGILLELGLGDYTDTIWTCDLSHEYITINAEYHT, from the coding sequence ATGGAAGTAATAAACAAAGGATGCATTATTGCCCCCAAAGGGTTTCTGTCCGGAACAACATATTGTGGAATAAAAACCATAAAAGACAGCCCTGATTTGGGAATTATCTTTTCGGAATATCCCTCAACCGGTACGGCCTTATTTACGATAAACCAAATTTGTGCTGCGCCGGTAAAGCTGAGCAGGAAAATTATACAAAAAGGACAGGTAAGATCCATTGTTGTCAATAGTGGCAATGCCAATGCCTGTACGGGGGATAAGGGTTACCGTGATGCAAGGGAGATGGTTCGGCTCACGGCAGAATGCCTGAAAATTTCGGAAGACGAAGTACTTGTTGCCTCTACCGGGATTATCGGCAGGCCTCTTCCCATGGATAAAGTTGCTGCAGGCATTAAGACAGCATCTGCATCAATGGGGAATACTCCGGAGCACGGTAATGCTATGGCACAGGCTATCATGACAACGGATACAAAACAAAAAGAAATTGCTGTTACGTTAACCATAGAAGGCAAAGAGGTAATTCTGGGAGGTATTACAAAAGGTGCAGGAATGATTGCCCCTAATCTTGCAACGATGTTATGTTTTATTACCACAGACGCCTCTGTACCTGCCTCCCTTCTCCATGAATGCCTCAAAAAATCCGTAGAATCTTCCTTTAACCGTATTACCATTGATGGCCATATGAGTACCAACGATACTATTGCCATTATTGCAAATGGGGCATCAGGGGTAAAGGTCTCTTCCGATAAAGGGAATTCTGACAGGTCATCTTTGCAGATTTTTCAGCAGGGGCTTAATTCCGTTACGAGCCATCTTGCTAAATCTATTGTGATGGACGGAGAGGGTGCTACAAAATTTATCCGGATCGATGTCGCAGGTGCAAGATCCCGAAGCGATGCAGCTCAGATTGCCAGGTCAATTGCGAATTCACCCTTAGTAAAAACAGCAATCCATGGAGAGGATCCCAACTGGGGGCGCATCATCTCTGCTGCCGGTTATGCAGGCATAGAGTTGGACGAATCAAAAATCAGTCTTTTTATTAACGGCGCCAAAATCTTTGCCGGAGGAATGCCTGTGCCAGATGACCCCGGCATAATAAGCGCCTCAATGAAAAATAAGGATATCGGGATTCTTCTGGAACTTGGATTGGGAGATTACACAGATACTATCTGGACGTGTGATTTATCCCATGAGTATATCACCATCAATGCCGAATACCACACCTGA
- a CDS encoding SLC13 family permease: protein MLIKAFLIFALTYSIISAQKMKWHKLDRPSGALLGAVLMVLSGVLTLDEAYRAIDFNTILLLMSMMILIAYLKIANCFEYLAYLLVTHAGNAFFLLCFVSVSSGILSALFVNDTICLMFTPLLILTLKQVKLNPVPYLIALATSSNIGSVITLTGNPQNMLIGIFSKIPYLDFTLHLIPIGSVSLLANILIIYLIFKKDITFQRLHSIELRKPEIDIRLTVKSLIILFCIFSGFVFTGNLPLSAVTGGLALIVINRSMPWKR from the coding sequence TTGCTCATTAAAGCGTTCCTTATTTTTGCTCTTACCTATAGCATCATCTCTGCCCAAAAGATGAAATGGCACAAATTGGACCGGCCTTCAGGGGCATTGCTTGGCGCTGTATTGATGGTACTAAGCGGCGTATTAACATTAGATGAGGCATACCGGGCTATCGACTTCAATACTATCCTGCTCCTGATGAGCATGATGATACTCATTGCTTATCTTAAGATAGCCAATTGCTTCGAATATCTTGCCTATTTGCTGGTTACCCATGCAGGAAACGCTTTCTTTTTATTGTGTTTTGTATCTGTTTCCAGTGGTATTTTATCTGCTCTCTTTGTGAATGATACAATTTGTCTTATGTTTACACCGCTTCTTATTCTTACATTAAAGCAGGTTAAGCTTAATCCTGTTCCTTATCTCATAGCGTTGGCCACATCATCCAATATCGGGAGTGTAATTACCCTGACCGGAAATCCGCAAAATATGCTTATCGGTATCTTTTCAAAGATACCATATCTGGATTTTACCTTACATCTTATCCCAATTGGGAGTGTAAGCCTGCTGGCAAATATTCTGATTATTTATTTGATATTTAAAAAAGATATAACCTTTCAAAGATTGCATTCTATCGAACTCAGAAAACCTGAGATTGATATAAGACTTACGGTAAAGTCCCTCATAATACTTTTCTGTATCTTTTCAGGGTTTGTTTTTACCGGGAATCTCCCCTTGTCTGCTGTGACAGGCGGGCTTGCACTCATTGTTATCAACCGCAGCATGCCATGGAAAAGGTAG
- a CDS encoding phosphatidylglycerol lysyltransferase domain-containing protein has protein sequence MQYRIGRETILQLIGTDLLRTTERNVSIEEKCKYHGLNQLKIEDKKIFDKHATEEAVNLCDYTFANNFIWKGSVELLWKLINGNFCLFGLTSKGMCMMLPPLGKNYIQNTLNECFTLMRDMNEGYGSESYINYVYEDFLNLFDKNSYRIVESYPDYIYKSSDLIKLAGRKYEKKRNEINSFKKLYDASFEKLSARHIAEALQVIDQWKAEKMQELNHREAHYQYGLIHETEAAKCAIIFSEELGLKGSVITINDRIEGVTLGENIALDTASILIEKTNNNFHGMSQFIYQQSCANNFSDVSYINAGEDWGIEGLKRAKMSYHPCMLAKKFFIYEK, from the coding sequence GTGCAATACCGCATCGGGAGAGAAACCATTTTACAACTTATTGGGACGGATTTATTAAGAACAACGGAACGTAATGTTAGTATTGAGGAAAAATGTAAATATCATGGCTTAAATCAGTTAAAGATTGAAGACAAGAAAATTTTTGATAAGCATGCAACGGAAGAGGCTGTAAATCTGTGTGATTATACTTTTGCAAACAATTTTATATGGAAAGGATCTGTTGAGTTACTATGGAAGTTAATAAATGGTAATTTTTGCCTTTTTGGATTAACTTCCAAGGGCATGTGCATGATGCTTCCGCCGTTAGGAAAAAATTATATTCAAAATACCCTGAATGAATGTTTTACCCTGATGCGTGATATGAATGAAGGGTATGGTTCTGAATCATATATTAATTATGTTTATGAAGACTTCCTGAATTTATTTGACAAAAATTCATACCGCATCGTTGAAAGTTATCCTGATTACATCTATAAATCATCTGACCTCATAAAGCTTGCCGGCAGAAAATACGAGAAAAAGAGAAACGAAATAAACTCCTTCAAAAAGCTTTATGATGCCTCATTCGAAAAACTCTCCGCAAGGCATATTGCAGAAGCCCTCCAGGTAATAGATCAATGGAAGGCAGAAAAAATGCAGGAATTAAATCACCGGGAAGCACATTATCAGTACGGTCTCATCCATGAAACTGAGGCAGCTAAATGCGCTATTATTTTCTCGGAAGAATTGGGATTAAAGGGATCTGTTATTACGATCAATGACCGCATTGAAGGTGTTACCTTAGGCGAAAACATTGCTTTGGATACTGCTTCGATACTCATAGAAAAAACAAACAATAACTTTCATGGCATGTCCCAGTTTATTTACCAACAGTCTTGCGCAAATAATTTTTCAGACGTATCTTATATCAATGCCGGTGAGGACTGGGGTATTGAGGGTTTAAAAAGAGCAAAGATGTCTTATCATCCGTGCATGCTGGCAAAGAAATTTTTTATTTATGAGAAATAA